GACACCTGCCATCTTCATGGTGTGAAAGTAAACCTCGCATTTAACATTCTGATTTTCCAAAACGAACTTCGCGGCGCCGTGGAGGTTCTGGAGAAGATCCTGCCCCTAAAACCTGACGCCTTCATCGTTCAAGATTTGGGTTTGATCCGCTTGATCCGCCAAATGGCTCCTGATCAACGCATCCATGGCTCCACCCAAATGAGTGTCACCAATGCCGAAGCCATCCATTGGCTGGAGGATTTGGGCATTCAACGTTTCGTTTTGGCGCGTGAGAACTCCCTTAAAGAAATTCACTCCATCAAAGCAAATACAGCCAAAGAAATCGAAGTCTTCGTTCACGGTGCTTTGTGCGTAAGTTACTCGGGCCAGTGCTTCACCTCGGAAGGTATCGGCGGGCGTTCCGCCAATCGTGGTCAATGTGCGCAAAGCTGCCGCTTTACCTACGAAATGCATGTCGATGGCGAAAAGCGTGATCTAGGTGGCAAGTCCTTCCTGGTTTCTCCGCAAGACCTTTGCGGTATCAACGAAGTTCCAAGCCTGCTGGAAGCCGGAGTTGACTGCTTCAAGGTCGAAGGCCGTTTGAAAACTCCTGAGTACGTGGCAACTGCAGCCCGCAGCTTTGACGAAGCCATCACCTCTGCCCAAAACAACCAATCCCTGAAAAGTCCGATCCATTTGAAAAAACAAATGGCCACGGCATTTTCGCGCGGTTTTTACAGCGGTTGGTTCCACGGCGTAAATCACCAGGAACTGGTTGAAGGCACGTTCAGTGCTCACCGTGGTTTTGAATTCGGAAAAGTAATCAAAGTAAATCCAACATCCCTGGAAGTTGAAATAACTGAAGACAAAGCCCAGCAAGGCCTTAAAGCAGATTTCATCCAGCCAGGTGATGGTATCTTGTGGGTTTATAAGGACCGTAGCGGAGCCGACGCTGAAAAAGGCGGATTCGTTTTCGGTGTCAAAGCTTTGTCGCCTCGTCGCTTTGCTTTGGAATTCTCCAGAGATATTTCGCTGGAAGGTTATTACAACGGCGCTCGCGTATTCTATAATCATGATAAAGATCTCAAAAAAGACGTCTCATTGAGTGTCGAGGACAAGCAACGTAAAAAACGTTTGCCTGTCACGGTTCGCGCTGAAGCGTCCCTGGGTAAACCGTTGACGGTGCAATACTCTGACGGCAAATACACCGTTGTTGCAGCCTCAGAAAATATCTGTGAGCCGGCAAAAAACAAAGGTCTGAACTCTTTGGATTTGCGTGAAGAGCTTTTCGCACTGACCGGCAGTCCTTTCCGTGGCGAAGGTTTCGAGTCTGAACTTGATTCCACAACTCCCCTGTTCCTGCCCAACAAACAAGTCAAAGAACTGCGCCAGAAATTGGTCAAGGAATTGACGGACCTGCGCATTCAAAATGGCGCAGCTCCAAAGATGGCAGCGCAAGACCAAGTCATGAATTGGATTTCCGGCAAAAAGATCACAGACCGCAAGGCTCAGGGTCTTAAGTTCAATCTTTTACTTCGCGATAAAGGCCAGGCTGACGATGTCGCTGAAGCCATTAAAAATGGCGAACTAAAAACAACTGATATCAATTTGGCTATTTTGGACTTTGAATTCGGTTTGGATTTTGCGCCAAGCTTGAATACTTTAAAAGAATCAGGTCTTAAAGTCGGCGTCGCGACGACGCGTATTTTGAAGCCGAATGAGCACCGCAATGTGAAGCACCTATTGAGCATGAACCCGGACGCCATTTTGGCAAGAAATTTGGGCGCCGTTCAATACCTTCAAGCCAATAACTACCAGGGCGAAATCCTGGGCGACTTTAGCTTGAACGTGGCGAACCACCTAACAGCGCAGTATTTGCTCGACAAGGGCCTTTCCAGCGTTTGTTTGGGTTACGACCTGAACAACGTACAGGTCAGCGAACTGATCCAGGCTGGTCAAGCGGAGCGCTTTGAAGTCACCGCTTACCAATACATGCCAAGCTTCCATATGGAGCACTGTGTATTCGCGGCATTCTTGTCTAAAGGTTCAAGCTTCAAAGATTGCGGCAAGCCTTGTGAAAAGCATGACGTAAAATTGAAGGACCAATTCGGCAACTGGCATCAAATCAAGCCCGATCAGGAATGTCGTAATACGATGTACAACGGAACTTCACAGTCTGCAGCTCGCTATGTGAAAGAATGGGAAAGCCATGGCCTGGGTTTCATCCGTTACGAAGCACTGAAAGAGCGTGGCGCTGAACTGATCAAGAAGATCCAGGCGCACGTGGACTTTATCAGTGGCAAAAAAGAATTGGATGCTTTGATTAAAGATCTGGGTAACGTTGAAAGCTATGGTTTGTCTGAGAGCCATTTCCAAAGAGAAAAAGAATACCAAAGCAGAAAGAAGTAGTCGATAACATCGACTACTTTAGTCTACTCCGGCGGAGCCGGAGTGTAAACCAGCTATGTATGCTTGGATTTCAGGTACTTTTCGTATTCACGCAAAACCGAACTCATCACGCCCTTTAAAAGAGTATCGAACTCAGGGTCCTGACCTTGCTTCCCATCCAGGTTTACAAAGTCCGCCATAATTATATTTTCACGTTCGGCATTGAAGAACGGCAGGTTCTGCTCTTTTTTGATTTCCCAAATCGCCATCGTCAAATCACGACGACGCGCCAGCAATGCATGCATTTCTTTATGAACCTGGTCAATTTCCTGACGAAGACTGTCGATGGTTTTCATAATAACTGCCTTTTAAATCTAAAAATTAATCCAAACGGAACAACGCGAACTTCAAGTAACGAAGCTCTTCCATTGCCAACGGATACGGATGATCCACGGGTTGCCCACCAATATACACCAGCGTCGCCTTTTTACGGGCGCGTGAGAACGCTTCCTGACAAATATCCATGAAAGCCTTCGTGGAAATGTGGCTTGAACACGAACTTGCCGCAAACAACCCCTCAGGGTTCACCAGCTTGATCGAGTTCGAGAACACCTTGGCATAAGCTGCAGTCGCTTGCTCCACCGATTTTTCATTCGGAGCAAAGCTTGGGGGGTCTGTGATCACGATGTCGTATTTTTTCTTTTCAGCATTTAATTGCTCTAGATAAGCAAATGCATCGGTGGCGATGTCATGGTGAACGGTCTCAAGTCCATTGATTTCAAAGTTACGGGCCACCGCCTGGATTGCGACCTTGGCGATATCCACGCTGGTTACTTCCTTTGCGCCGCCCTTGGCAGCAAAAATTGAAAACCCACCGGTATAGCTGAACAGGTTCAAAACTGTTTTATCTTTTGCAAAATTTTGGATCATCTTGCGATTGTCACGTTGATCCAGGAAAAAGCCCGTTTTCGCAGCATCGCGGATATTAGAGGCGAACAGAACTCCATTTTCCAGAAACTGAACCTCTGGAGCCAGGGTGCCCACGATATTGGTGCCCTTTTCATCGGCATCATTGCGGCGCTTAAGGTAAACGCATTTGATCTGCGGGAAGGCCGCCTGGATCTTTTGCGCGATCACTGGCGCATGCCAGGTTTTTTCCATGACCGCGTGGTCATGCTTAATAACCGCCGTGTCGTTGTAAATATCCACGATAAGCCCTGGTAGACCATCCCCCTCCCCGTTAATCAAACGGA
This is a stretch of genomic DNA from Bdellovibrio sp. GT3. It encodes these proteins:
- a CDS encoding U32 family peptidase, producing the protein MENPSLKRPELLLPVGTKDMALAAIHNGADAIFMGVPGFNARGRSHDFQIEEVKDIIDTCHLHGVKVNLAFNILIFQNELRGAVEVLEKILPLKPDAFIVQDLGLIRLIRQMAPDQRIHGSTQMSVTNAEAIHWLEDLGIQRFVLARENSLKEIHSIKANTAKEIEVFVHGALCVSYSGQCFTSEGIGGRSANRGQCAQSCRFTYEMHVDGEKRDLGGKSFLVSPQDLCGINEVPSLLEAGVDCFKVEGRLKTPEYVATAARSFDEAITSAQNNQSLKSPIHLKKQMATAFSRGFYSGWFHGVNHQELVEGTFSAHRGFEFGKVIKVNPTSLEVEITEDKAQQGLKADFIQPGDGILWVYKDRSGADAEKGGFVFGVKALSPRRFALEFSRDISLEGYYNGARVFYNHDKDLKKDVSLSVEDKQRKKRLPVTVRAEASLGKPLTVQYSDGKYTVVAASENICEPAKNKGLNSLDLREELFALTGSPFRGEGFESELDSTTPLFLPNKQVKELRQKLVKELTDLRIQNGAAPKMAAQDQVMNWISGKKITDRKAQGLKFNLLLRDKGQADDVAEAIKNGELKTTDINLAILDFEFGLDFAPSLNTLKESGLKVGVATTRILKPNEHRNVKHLLSMNPDAILARNLGAVQYLQANNYQGEILGDFSLNVANHLTAQYLLDKGLSSVCLGYDLNNVQVSELIQAGQAERFEVTAYQYMPSFHMEHCVFAAFLSKGSSFKDCGKPCEKHDVKLKDQFGNWHQIKPDQECRNTMYNGTSQSAARYVKEWESHGLGFIRYEALKERGAELIKKIQAHVDFISGKKELDALIKDLGNVESYGLSESHFQREKEYQSRKK
- a CDS encoding chorismate mutase — its product is MKTIDSLRQEIDQVHKEMHALLARRRDLTMAIWEIKKEQNLPFFNAERENIIMADFVNLDGKQGQDPEFDTLLKGVMSSVLREYEKYLKSKHT
- a CDS encoding class I SAM-dependent rRNA methyltransferase, with amino-acid sequence MSDAAVTFQDEIKTIELKRDVTKHLKQGHRWIFANCFDDSKPFKSGIHLLNFKGETLALGIWQGDTQLRFRVLVLADEPIFRRNNMKRTLELYFESQFRKAVEIRRTFDLAVTNSFRLINGEGDGLPGLIVDIYNDTAVIKHDHAVMEKTWHAPVIAQKIQAAFPQIKCVYLKRRNDADEKGTNIVGTLAPEVQFLENGVLFASNIRDAAKTGFFLDQRDNRKMIQNFAKDKTVLNLFSYTGGFSIFAAKGGAKEVTSVDIAKVAIQAVARNFEINGLETVHHDIATDAFAYLEQLNAEKKKYDIVITDPPSFAPNEKSVEQATAAYAKVFSNSIKLVNPEGLFAASSCSSHISTKAFMDICQEAFSRARKKATLVYIGGQPVDHPYPLAMEELRYLKFALFRLD